From the genome of Erythrobacter litoralis, one region includes:
- the ccmD gene encoding heme exporter protein CcmD: protein MMREALEHWDFVIAAYAIGLGALAVLTAWSWRTMRRAEARREEVKRR, encoded by the coding sequence ATGATGCGCGAGGCACTCGAACACTGGGATTTCGTTATCGCGGCCTATGCGATCGGGCTTGGCGCCCTTGCGGTGCTGACCGCTTGGAGCTGGCGCACCATGCGCCGGGCCGAGGCGCGCCGCGAGGAGGTCAAGAGGCGATGA
- the ccmE gene encoding cytochrome c maturation protein CcmE, protein MNTTTGLKAKHQRMVLVVIALVAIIGAGLLAVWGLRNQANYFYLPEQMAEAPPSVGQAVRLGGMVQPGSIETMADGVTVRFIVTGNEASTIPVRYSGILPDLFVEGSGVVAEGSLQADGTFLATNLLAKHDENYVPRELEGLEPHQKAETVAETTVGIEPRP, encoded by the coding sequence ATGAACACCACCACCGGCCTCAAGGCAAAGCACCAGCGCATGGTGCTGGTCGTGATCGCGCTGGTTGCGATCATCGGCGCGGGGCTGCTCGCGGTATGGGGCCTGAGGAACCAGGCGAACTATTTCTACCTTCCCGAACAGATGGCCGAAGCGCCCCCTTCGGTCGGGCAGGCGGTGCGGCTCGGCGGGATGGTGCAGCCCGGATCGATCGAGACGATGGCCGACGGCGTCACCGTGCGCTTCATCGTCACCGGCAACGAGGCGAGCACGATCCCGGTGCGCTATTCGGGCATATTGCCCGATCTGTTCGTCGAAGGTTCAGGAGTCGTCGCCGAAGGGAGCCTGCAGGCGGACGGGACCTTTCTCGCCACCAATCTGCTCGCCAAGCATGACGAGAATTACGTGCCGCGCGAGCTCGAGGGGCTTGAGCCGCATCAGAAGGCCGAGACCGTCGCCGAGACGACCGTCGGCATCGAACCGAGACCTTGA
- the rpmE gene encoding 50S ribosomal protein L31, translating into MKAEGHPDYHMITVKMTDGTEFQTRSTWGSEGDVLALEIDPKTHPAWTGGRQQVQEGGRVAAFNKRFGGLSLKK; encoded by the coding sequence ATGAAAGCCGAAGGGCATCCCGACTATCACATGATCACGGTCAAGATGACCGATGGTACCGAATTCCAGACCCGCTCGACCTGGGGCAGCGAGGGCGACGTGCTCGCGCTCGAAATCGACCCTAAGACCCACCCGGCATGGACCGGCGGGCGCCAGCAGGTTCAGGAAGGCGGCCGCGTCGCTGCCTTCAACAAGCGTTTCGGCGGGCTCAGCCTCAAAAAGTAA
- the fabZ gene encoding 3-hydroxyacyl-ACP dehydratase FabZ, whose protein sequence is MSETSEQQGGASAPITDYDIHRILKALPHRYPLLLVDRVKALHLGERIHAVKAVSMNEEFFQGHFPGAPIMPGVLQIEALAQAAAILGIETLELAGTGKLVIFMGIDGAKFRSPVTPGCLLDLEVEFLQQRRTIYKFKGRASVEGKTTCETEFTAMIADPPEA, encoded by the coding sequence ATGAGCGAGACCAGCGAACAGCAGGGCGGTGCGTCGGCGCCGATCACCGATTACGATATCCACCGCATCCTAAAGGCCCTGCCGCATCGCTATCCGCTGCTGCTGGTCGACCGGGTGAAGGCGCTCCACCTTGGCGAGCGCATTCACGCGGTGAAGGCGGTGAGCATGAACGAGGAGTTCTTCCAGGGCCATTTCCCGGGCGCTCCCATCATGCCCGGCGTGCTGCAGATCGAGGCGCTCGCCCAGGCTGCGGCTATTCTGGGGATCGAGACGCTCGAACTGGCCGGCACGGGCAAGCTCGTCATCTTCATGGGGATCGACGGCGCCAAGTTCCGCAGCCCCGTGACGCCCGGCTGCCTGCTCGATCTCGAGGTCGAATTCCTCCAGCAGCGCCGCACGATCTACAAGTTCAAGGGGCGTGCCAGCGTCGAGGGCAAGACCACCTGCGAGACCGAATTCACCGCGATGATCGCCGACCCGCCCGAGGCCTGA
- a CDS encoding TraR/DksA family transcriptional regulator translates to MSQYADIAEQLRERLGALLERAEVIEDDLRHPLDDDWEEQAIDLADDEALEGVDEVLRAEIAQIRLALLRIENGTYGTCSNCGAEIDRKRLEARPIATRCIKCAA, encoded by the coding sequence ATGAGCCAATATGCCGACATCGCCGAACAGCTGCGTGAGCGGCTGGGCGCATTGCTCGAACGGGCGGAAGTGATCGAGGACGACTTGCGCCACCCGCTCGACGACGACTGGGAGGAACAGGCGATCGACCTCGCCGATGACGAGGCGCTCGAAGGGGTGGACGAGGTCCTGCGCGCGGAAATCGCGCAGATCCGGCTTGCGCTGCTCAGGATCGAGAACGGGACCTACGGAACCTGTTCGAATTGCGGGGCCGAAATCGACCGCAAGCGGCTCGAGGCCCGGCCGATCGCGACTCGCTGCATCAAATGCGCCGCGTGA
- a CDS encoding prolyl hydroxylase family protein has product MDTIADSATFASVAARLAANPRVQRLPTAKADLFQHRDFLAPDLRESLIALIDKDRRASTIADDNGDAYFRTSETCDLDPAEPAVEKLEELFLALNGIDPKFGEPCQGQRYAEGQEFKAHTDYFTPGGPDYEKFCSVAGQRTWTFMIYLNAVEAGGATRFKTIGKTFHPEPGKLLCWNNARPDGRVNPNTLHHGMKVRKGVKYVITKWYREKEWGWK; this is encoded by the coding sequence ATGGATACGATCGCCGATTCTGCCACTTTCGCGTCGGTGGCCGCGCGCCTAGCCGCCAATCCGCGCGTCCAGCGCCTGCCGACAGCCAAGGCCGACCTGTTCCAGCATCGCGACTTTCTCGCGCCCGACCTGCGCGAGTCGCTGATCGCTCTGATCGACAAGGACCGCCGTGCCTCGACCATCGCCGACGACAATGGCGACGCCTATTTCCGCACCAGCGAGACCTGCGACCTCGACCCGGCCGAACCGGCGGTGGAAAAGCTAGAGGAGCTGTTCCTAGCGCTCAATGGCATCGACCCGAAATTCGGTGAGCCATGCCAGGGCCAGCGTTATGCGGAAGGCCAGGAATTCAAGGCCCACACCGACTATTTTACCCCGGGCGGTCCCGATTATGAAAAGTTCTGCTCGGTCGCGGGCCAGCGCACCTGGACATTCATGATCTACCTCAACGCGGTCGAGGCGGGCGGCGCGACCCGGTTCAAGACGATCGGCAAGACCTTTCACCCGGAACCGGGCAAACTTTTGTGCTGGAACAACGCCCGACCCGACGGGCGGGTCAATCCCAATACGCTCCATCACGGAATGAAGGTGCGCAAGGGCGTGAAATACGTCATAACCAAATGGTATCGGGAGAAGGAGTGGGGATGGAAATGA
- a CDS encoding cytochrome c-type biogenesis protein has translation MRVLAMLLAALAVFAAPAMAQQAMPPAPYAYTQIEDPALEAEARDLMLTLRCLKCQSQSIADSDAPMAGDMRHQVRTRLLAGQEPEEIRAWLVDRYGDYVSYSPKVSETTWPLFAIPVLLLLFVGGVLLRRLGRRRSDEGEAA, from the coding sequence ATGCGCGTTCTCGCGATGCTTCTCGCCGCTCTTGCGGTGTTTGCCGCGCCCGCAATGGCGCAGCAGGCCATGCCGCCGGCGCCCTATGCCTATACCCAGATAGAGGATCCCGCGCTCGAGGCCGAGGCGCGCGACCTGATGCTGACCCTGCGCTGTCTCAAATGCCAGTCGCAGTCGATCGCCGATTCGGACGCGCCGATGGCGGGCGACATGCGCCACCAGGTCCGCACCCGCCTGCTTGCCGGGCAGGAACCCGAGGAAATCCGCGCCTGGCTGGTCGATCGCTATGGCGATTACGTCAGCTATTCGCCCAAGGTGAGCGAGACCACCTGGCCGCTCTTCGCCATTCCCGTGCTGCTGCTGCTCTTCGTCGGCGGCGTGTTGCTGCGGCGGCTGGGCCGGCGGCGTTCGGATGAAGGGGAGGCGGCATGA
- a CDS encoding DsbE family thiol:disulfide interchange protein, with amino-acid sequence MKRLAYIVPLALFLFLAGLFAFQLTQPKDEFVKSTMIGKPLPDFALDPAAPGLAGASRADFTNGEPKLLNIWASWCVPCIAEAPQLEALAEEGVDIVGVAIRDRPEDVARFLERYGNPYSRVGADEISEVQLEIGSSGVPETFVIDGKGVIRYQHIGDIRADDVPTLLEELAKAS; translated from the coding sequence ATGAAGCGCCTCGCCTATATCGTTCCGCTGGCGCTGTTCCTGTTCCTTGCCGGGCTGTTCGCGTTCCAGCTGACCCAGCCCAAGGACGAATTCGTCAAGAGCACCATGATCGGGAAGCCTCTGCCGGATTTCGCGCTCGACCCGGCGGCGCCCGGCCTTGCGGGGGCCTCGCGCGCGGATTTCACGAATGGAGAGCCCAAGCTGCTCAATATCTGGGCAAGCTGGTGCGTGCCCTGCATAGCCGAGGCGCCGCAACTCGAGGCGCTGGCCGAAGAGGGGGTCGACATCGTCGGCGTCGCAATCCGCGACCGGCCCGAGGATGTCGCCCGCTTCCTCGAACGCTACGGCAATCCTTACAGCCGCGTCGGCGCCGACGAGATTTCCGAAGTGCAGCTTGAAATCGGGTCCTCGGGCGTGCCCGAAACCTTCGTGATCGATGGCAAGGGCGTGATCCGTTACCAGCATATCGGCGATATTCGCGCGGACGACGTGCCGACCTTGCTCGAAGAACTGGCCAAGGCGTCGTGA
- a CDS encoding OmpH family outer membrane protein — protein sequence MKPIVTFLASAGLAFGALAATPAFAQVEGKIATADRTRSLIGTTALQNAFQQIETTYSAQIEQLRTKQQQRQALLKQFDTNGDNEIDDAEYQAVESSPQFGTLQTLDQELTQLSNQIELARVFVVEQIAQQYAPALREVVEQQQIQLVLNPGALAVPSQEADITQAIVTSLNAKVPSVGVVPPQGYQPSRQGVQLTQDIEQTLQVISLLRQQQQQQQQGQQPANPQVPQGR from the coding sequence ATGAAACCGATTGTTACCTTTCTCGCCTCCGCCGGCCTTGCCTTCGGTGCGCTTGCCGCCACGCCGGCTTTCGCCCAGGTCGAAGGCAAGATCGCTACCGCCGACCGCACCCGTTCGCTGATCGGCACCACGGCGCTGCAGAACGCCTTTCAGCAGATCGAGACGACCTATTCGGCCCAGATCGAGCAGCTCCGGACCAAGCAGCAGCAGCGCCAGGCCCTGCTCAAGCAGTTCGACACCAATGGCGACAACGAAATCGACGATGCCGAATACCAGGCGGTCGAATCTTCGCCGCAGTTCGGCACGCTTCAGACGCTCGACCAGGAACTCACTCAGCTTTCGAACCAGATCGAGCTGGCGCGCGTCTTCGTGGTCGAACAGATCGCGCAGCAATACGCTCCGGCCCTGCGCGAGGTCGTGGAGCAGCAGCAGATCCAGCTGGTGCTCAATCCCGGCGCGCTCGCCGTGCCTTCGCAGGAGGCCGACATCACGCAGGCGATCGTGACGTCGCTCAACGCCAAGGTGCCTTCGGTCGGCGTGGTCCCCCCGCAGGGCTATCAGCCGAGCCGTCAGGGCGTGCAGCTGACCCAGGACATCGAACAGACGCTCCAGGTCATCTCGCTCCTGCGCCAGCAGCAACAGCAGCAGCAGCAGGGGCAGCAGCCGGCAAATCCGCAGGTCCCGCAGGGCCGCTGA
- a CDS encoding tetratricopeptide repeat protein: MIGGWLGVLALALAAFALAAFLLRLPREGFAVFGAALLFGLAGYAMQGSPGQPAAPKERVIAESEGGEAMVEARRALFDPVRPKPDYLTISDGFARNGKFEEAAGLLRRGLAENPSHLEGWLALGMALVGHADGQVTPAAAYAYGKAREIDPDSPAPDYFLGFSYLQSGQIRAARETWARLVESSPEDAPWVPELTARIAELDRMIANAPMLR, translated from the coding sequence ATGATCGGCGGTTGGCTCGGCGTGCTCGCATTGGCGCTTGCGGCCTTTGCGCTCGCGGCCTTCCTGCTGCGCCTCCCGCGTGAGGGCTTTGCGGTGTTCGGGGCGGCGCTGCTGTTCGGACTTGCGGGTTACGCGATGCAGGGCTCGCCCGGCCAGCCGGCCGCGCCCAAGGAACGGGTGATCGCCGAATCCGAGGGCGGCGAGGCGATGGTCGAAGCGCGCCGCGCCCTGTTCGATCCGGTCCGGCCCAAGCCCGATTACCTTACCATTTCCGACGGCTTCGCCCGCAACGGCAAATTCGAGGAGGCCGCGGGCCTCCTGCGCCGGGGGCTTGCCGAAAATCCAAGCCATCTCGAAGGCTGGCTCGCGCTCGGCATGGCGCTGGTCGGCCATGCCGACGGGCAGGTCACCCCGGCGGCGGCCTATGCCTATGGCAAGGCGCGCGAGATCGACCCCGACAGCCCGGCGCCCGACTATTTCCTCGGCTTTTCCTATCTCCAGTCGGGCCAGATCCGCGCTGCGCGCGAGACCTGGGCGCGGCTGGTCGAAAGCTCGCCCGAGGACGCGCCCTGGGTACCCGAACTGACCGCGCGGATCGCGGAACTCGACCGGATGATCGCCAATGCACCGATGCTGCGCTAG
- a CDS encoding Glu/Leu/Phe/Val family dehydrogenase, which yields MTAFWTQPDFDAHEMVHFVHDRESGLTAIIAVHSSHLGPGAGGTRFWHYADPEAAVRDALRLSRGMSYKNAMAGLPLGGGKAVILADENRTKTPEMLAAFGAAIEGLGGQYVTAEDVGISEADMVAVSEKTQHVTGLPVRGDGLAGGDPGPFTAIGIAKGIEAAVRYRLGKDSMEGVHVALQGTGSVGGGVARLLAKAGARLTLADIDAAGAKALADELGAETVTADEIMTTPCDVFSPNALGAILDAQSIAKLDTRIVAGGANNQLARAEHGRALFERGILYAPDYVINAGGIMSVGTEYLARRDGRVGKVEEVHALLDQIPGRLEAIWRASEDIGESPDVVADRMAQGLIGRE from the coding sequence ATGACCGCGTTCTGGACCCAGCCCGATTTCGATGCGCACGAAATGGTGCATTTCGTCCACGACCGGGAATCTGGCCTCACCGCGATCATCGCCGTCCATTCCTCGCATCTCGGCCCCGGCGCGGGCGGCACGCGTTTCTGGCATTATGCCGATCCCGAAGCGGCGGTGCGCGATGCACTGCGCCTGTCGCGCGGGATGAGCTACAAGAACGCCATGGCCGGCCTTCCGCTGGGCGGCGGCAAGGCGGTGATACTGGCCGACGAAAACCGCACCAAGACGCCGGAAATGCTCGCTGCCTTCGGCGCGGCGATCGAAGGGCTGGGCGGACAATATGTCACGGCCGAGGATGTCGGCATTTCCGAAGCGGACATGGTCGCGGTTTCCGAGAAGACCCAGCACGTCACCGGGCTTCCGGTGCGGGGGGATGGGCTTGCAGGCGGCGATCCCGGCCCGTTCACCGCGATCGGCATCGCCAAGGGGATCGAGGCGGCCGTGCGCTATCGGCTCGGCAAGGACAGCATGGAGGGCGTGCATGTTGCGCTGCAGGGCACTGGCAGCGTCGGCGGCGGGGTCGCCCGGCTGCTTGCGAAGGCCGGCGCGCGGCTGACGCTTGCCGATATCGATGCGGCAGGGGCCAAGGCGCTTGCGGACGAACTCGGCGCGGAGACGGTGACGGCCGATGAGATCATGACCACGCCGTGCGACGTGTTCAGCCCCAATGCGCTGGGTGCGATCCTGGACGCGCAGAGCATCGCCAAGCTCGACACCCGGATCGTCGCCGGCGGCGCGAACAACCAGCTCGCCCGCGCCGAGCACGGGCGCGCGCTGTTCGAGCGCGGCATCCTCTACGCGCCCGATTACGTCATCAATGCCGGCGGCATCATGTCGGTCGGCACCGAATACCTCGCCCGGCGCGACGGGCGCGTGGGCAAGGTCGAAGAGGTCCATGCGCTGCTCGACCAGATTCCGGGTCGCCTCGAGGCGATCTGGCGCGCGAGCGAGGACATTGGCGAATCGCCCGATGTCGTTGCCGATCGCATGGCGCAGGGCCTGATCGGACGCGAGTGA
- the ccmC gene encoding heme ABC transporter permease CcmC translates to MHTYANPKRFLGIAKWLMPLLFWSGLALSAGAVAWGLAVVPPDRLMGESVRILFIHVPAAWLGMGGWAGIAISSAMLLIWKHPLAGISARAIAVPGMVFTAVCLATGSIWGRPTWGTWWVWDGRLTSMLVLLFLYAGYIALVQATTREGGSAKIAAIFGLVGAVNIPIINRSVVWWNSLHQPPSITMGNSAIDGVFLMPLLAAVVGFSLLFGAIVLMRMRAIIAEAQVEARLKRRALDDDAPRGGGAGEPAMGGA, encoded by the coding sequence ATGCACACCTACGCCAACCCCAAACGATTTCTCGGCATTGCCAAGTGGCTGATGCCGCTCCTGTTCTGGAGCGGGCTCGCGCTTTCGGCAGGGGCTGTCGCGTGGGGCCTCGCCGTGGTTCCGCCGGACCGGCTGATGGGCGAAAGCGTGCGCATTCTCTTCATCCATGTTCCCGCCGCCTGGCTGGGCATGGGCGGATGGGCAGGGATCGCCATATCAAGCGCCATGCTGCTGATCTGGAAGCACCCCCTTGCCGGCATTTCGGCGCGCGCGATCGCGGTGCCGGGCATGGTCTTCACAGCTGTCTGCCTTGCGACCGGGTCGATCTGGGGGCGCCCGACCTGGGGCACGTGGTGGGTTTGGGACGGCCGCCTGACGAGCATGCTGGTGCTGCTGTTCCTCTATGCGGGCTATATCGCGCTCGTCCAGGCGACGACCCGCGAAGGCGGTTCGGCGAAGATCGCGGCGATCTTCGGCCTTGTCGGCGCGGTCAATATCCCGATCATCAACCGCAGCGTCGTGTGGTGGAATTCACTCCACCAGCCGCCCAGCATCACCATGGGCAACAGCGCGATCGACGGCGTGTTCCTGATGCCGCTGCTGGCTGCGGTGGTCGGCTTTTCGCTCCTGTTCGGCGCCATCGTGCTGATGCGGATGCGCGCGATCATCGCCGAAGCGCAGGTCGAAGCGAGGCTGAAGCGCCGTGCGCTCGACGACGATGCGCCGCGTGGAGGCGGCGCTGGCGAACCGGCCATGGGAGGCGCATGA
- a CDS encoding heme lyase CcmF/NrfE family subunit, giving the protein MIAEIGLAALWLAAALAVLQMISGALALRTRAREGGGDANPMAFYARPAAMVQAALAVLAFVMLLYAFAITDLSIKLVATNSHSAKPFIYKLTGTWGNHEGSMLLWVAVLALSGGLLAGAERRLPERTMSATLSVQGFVALGFYAFLLLSSNPFERLPVPALEGSGLNPLLQDIGLAIHPPTLYIGYVGLSVAFSLAMGALITRQVTPDFAKVMRPWVLGAWVFLTFGITAGSYWAYYELGWGGWWFWDPVENASLMPWLAATALLHSVSVLAARDALRTWTIMLGVLAFSMSMLGTFLVRSGVLTSVHAFAVDPERGTFILVLLGLYIGGALALFAVRAGSISEGKRFTATSREGALVFNNVMLSAILAIVLLGTLYPLLTEAFNVRVSVGPPYFNPASAIFAIPMFLVMAVGPLLRWKDDTPRRIQFELSLIAALLISVVSLVAILGDYAILPVLGLALAVGLGVAAFLPLRGRKLARVPVAVWGMVLAHFGVAVALFGMASESAFTQERLAAVSAGQTESIGGFDVMLESVDPVAGPNWTAIEARLAVSRDGGDPVMLAPQARNFWSPPQATSESALITRWNGQLYAVIGDAAGVDAAGNARWQLRLWWKPFVTFIWYGGLLIALGGVLAIAGRVQVDLRRRTATRLGEERREGLRALGKGPKAPEPAE; this is encoded by the coding sequence ATGATCGCTGAAATCGGCCTTGCCGCCCTGTGGCTCGCCGCCGCGCTCGCGGTGCTCCAGATGATATCGGGAGCGCTCGCGCTGCGCACGCGCGCTAGAGAAGGCGGGGGCGATGCAAACCCGATGGCGTTTTATGCTCGGCCCGCCGCGATGGTGCAGGCAGCCCTTGCCGTGCTCGCCTTCGTCATGCTGCTCTACGCCTTTGCGATCACCGACCTGTCGATCAAGCTGGTCGCGACCAATTCGCATTCGGCAAAGCCCTTCATCTACAAGCTGACGGGCACGTGGGGGAACCACGAAGGCTCGATGCTGCTGTGGGTCGCGGTGCTGGCGCTGTCGGGCGGTCTGCTCGCCGGGGCGGAGCGGCGGCTGCCCGAACGCACGATGTCGGCGACGCTTTCGGTGCAGGGCTTCGTCGCGCTCGGCTTCTATGCTTTCCTGCTGCTCTCATCGAACCCGTTCGAGCGTCTCCCGGTCCCGGCTCTCGAAGGTTCGGGGCTGAACCCGCTGCTGCAGGATATCGGCCTCGCGATCCATCCGCCGACGCTCTATATCGGCTATGTCGGCCTTTCGGTCGCCTTCAGCCTCGCCATGGGCGCGCTGATCACCCGGCAGGTCACGCCCGATTTCGCCAAGGTTATGCGGCCGTGGGTGCTGGGCGCGTGGGTGTTCCTGACCTTCGGGATCACGGCGGGGTCGTACTGGGCCTATTACGAGCTGGGCTGGGGCGGCTGGTGGTTCTGGGACCCGGTCGAGAATGCTTCGCTCATGCCGTGGCTTGCCGCGACTGCCTTGCTCCATTCGGTAAGCGTTCTGGCCGCGCGCGATGCGCTGCGGACATGGACGATCATGCTCGGCGTGCTCGCCTTCTCCATGAGCATGCTCGGCACTTTCCTCGTGCGTTCGGGCGTGCTCACCAGCGTCCATGCCTTCGCGGTCGATCCGGAGCGCGGGACCTTCATTCTCGTCCTGCTGGGTCTTTACATCGGCGGCGCGCTTGCTCTCTTCGCGGTAAGGGCGGGCTCCATCTCCGAGGGCAAGCGCTTCACCGCGACCAGCCGCGAGGGCGCGCTGGTGTTCAACAACGTGATGCTGTCGGCGATCCTCGCGATTGTCCTGCTCGGCACGCTCTATCCGCTCCTGACCGAGGCGTTCAATGTGCGCGTCAGCGTCGGTCCGCCCTATTTCAACCCGGCCAGTGCGATCTTCGCGATCCCGATGTTCCTGGTCATGGCGGTCGGCCCGCTGCTGCGCTGGAAGGACGACACCCCGCGGCGCATCCAGTTCGAATTGTCGCTGATCGCCGCGCTCCTCATTTCGGTGGTTTCGCTGGTCGCGATCCTGGGCGACTACGCCATCCTCCCCGTCCTCGGCCTCGCGCTTGCCGTGGGTCTCGGCGTTGCTGCATTCCTGCCGCTGCGCGGACGCAAGCTGGCGCGGGTACCGGTCGCGGTATGGGGTATGGTGCTCGCCCATTTCGGAGTGGCGGTCGCGCTGTTCGGCATGGCGAGCGAAAGCGCCTTCACCCAGGAACGCCTCGCCGCGGTATCCGCCGGCCAGACGGAAAGCATCGGGGGCTTCGACGTCATGCTCGAAAGCGTCGATCCGGTCGCCGGGCCCAACTGGACCGCGATCGAGGCGCGGCTCGCCGTCAGCCGCGATGGGGGGGATCCGGTGATGCTGGCCCCTCAGGCGCGCAATTTCTGGTCGCCGCCGCAGGCTACCAGCGAAAGCGCGCTCATCACCCGCTGGAACGGGCAGCTTTATGCGGTGATCGGCGATGCGGCTGGCGTGGATGCGGCAGGCAATGCGCGCTGGCAGCTGCGCCTATGGTGGAAACCCTTCGTCACCTTCATCTGGTATGGCGGCCTGCTGATCGCACTGGGCGGTGTCCTGGCGATCGCGGGCCGCGTGCAGGTCGACCTGCGCCGCCGCACGGCGACCCGCCTCGGCGAGGAGCGGCGCGAGGGACTGCGCGCGCTGGGCAAGGGCCCGAAAGCACCGGAGCCCGCCGAATGA